A genomic segment from Lytechinus variegatus isolate NC3 chromosome 10, Lvar_3.0, whole genome shotgun sequence encodes:
- the LOC121423194 gene encoding uncharacterized protein LOC121423194, whose product MKMEMGNKNAMLWFVVFGAMLFFSSPADCLGTVYDIDMNKYVGTWYNMYTNYWSDSFLGTENAECTMAQYSKLSETSFAVVNTYTVEGELVTTTGNAMVPLSSEPGKILVKLDNQATESKYWILKLGPIVNNQYEYSVITDDKGQSLSVLARDPETFDLKYDAEVTEYLLITRFTTPTTQRQRVYHGNDCTYQI is encoded by the exons ATGAAGATGGAAATGGGTAATAAAAACGCTATGTTGTGGTTTGTAGTTTTTGGCGCCATGTTGTTCTTTTCGTCTCCTGCCGACTGCCTCGGGACGGTGTATGATATCGACATGAACAAATACGTCGGAACATGGTACAAC ATGTACACAAATTACTGGTCAGATTCATTCCTTGGAACAGAAAATGCAGAATGTACAATGGCTCAGT ACTCGAAGCTCTCTGAAACCAGCTTCGCTGTTGTAAACACATACACAGTAGAGGGTGAACTTGTTACTACAACCGGGAATGCCATGGTTCCTCTTTCGAGTGAACCTGGAAAGATTCTTGTCAAACTTGATAACCAGGCCACTGAAAGTAAAT aTTGGATACTCAAACTCGGCCCAATCGTCAACAACCAGTACGAGTATTCGGTCATCACCGACGACAAAGGCCAGTCGCTCTCCGTCCTTGCCCGTGACCCCGAGACCTTCGACCTTAAATACGATGCCGAGGTCACCGAGTATCTTCTCATCACCCGCTTCACGACACCAACGACACAGCGACAGCGAGTCTACCATGGAAACGACTGCAcatatcaaatttga